In the Synergistaceae bacterium genome, one interval contains:
- the secG gene encoding preprotein translocase subunit SecG, with protein MRMLISVIHIVLCVVLSAVVLMQHRKQGGFGGAFGGGTQADVGQWQRFTALTRITVILAAFFMLTSILLILIK; from the coding sequence ATGAGAATGTTGATTTCCGTTATTCATATAGTGCTCTGTGTCGTTTTGTCCGCGGTGGTTCTGATGCAGCACCGCAAACAGGGCGGATTTGGCGGAGCGTTCGGCGGCGGCACGCAGGCGGACGTGGGGCAGTGGCAGCGATTCACGGCCCTGACGCGTATCACCGTCATCCTGGCGGCCTTTTTTATGCTGACCTCCATTCTTTTGATTCTTATAAAATAA
- the pgmB gene encoding beta-phosphoglucomutase, with protein sequence MVINGIVFDLDGVIAFTDKFHYKAWKMVAERLNAPFDEVLNNRLRGVSRMESLNIILSNAGLDLSPEKRENIAFVKNEIYRFLLSELSPASIDPDTRETLKILRSHGIKLAIGSSSKNAPLILEKTGLTEYFDAVSNGNNISRPKPDPEVFLKAAAFIGLSPSECAVVEDAAAGIDAAKNGGFYAIGIGDAAKYPRADLRIASLKELLTLMDGGKFCVVIDIRDCSQTGL encoded by the coding sequence ATGGTGATCAATGGCATTGTTTTTGATTTGGACGGCGTTATCGCCTTTACCGATAAATTCCACTACAAGGCCTGGAAAATGGTCGCGGAGAGGCTCAACGCACCTTTTGACGAAGTGTTGAATAACCGTCTGCGCGGCGTGTCCCGCATGGAGAGCCTGAACATCATTTTGAGCAACGCGGGGCTGGATTTGTCTCCCGAAAAAAGAGAAAACATCGCCTTTGTGAAAAACGAGATCTATCGTTTTCTTTTGAGTGAGCTTTCTCCGGCATCCATTGATCCGGACACGAGGGAAACGCTGAAAATTTTGCGGAGCCACGGGATAAAGCTGGCGATCGGCTCTTCCAGCAAAAATGCGCCTCTGATACTGGAGAAAACAGGGCTGACGGAGTATTTCGACGCGGTATCGAACGGCAACAATATATCGCGCCCTAAACCCGATCCGGAGGTGTTTTTAAAGGCGGCGGCGTTTATCGGCCTGTCTCCCTCGGAGTGCGCCGTTGTGGAAGACGCCGCAGCAGGCATCGATGCGGCAAAGAACGGTGGATTTTACGCCATCGGAATCGGCGACGCCGCAAAGTATCCCAGGGCGGATTTGAGAATCGCGTCGCTGAAGGAATTACTGACGTTGATGGACGGCGGCAAGTTTTGCGTCGTCATTGACATTCGTGACTGCTCGCAGACGGGTTTATAG
- the rpsI gene encoding 30S ribosomal protein S9, which produces MQDNSYFWGTGRRKNALARVRVRPGTGEIKINDRSVEDYFPRLVWQSQVLLSLKTASLEGKVDVFVRASGGGLTGQAGAVKMGIARALIQLNPELRPTLKKEGLLTRDPRMVERKKFGQKGARGKRQYSKR; this is translated from the coding sequence ATGCAGGATAACAGTTATTTTTGGGGAACCGGCAGACGCAAAAACGCCCTGGCCCGGGTCAGAGTTCGGCCAGGCACCGGTGAAATCAAAATCAACGACCGTTCCGTGGAAGATTATTTCCCCCGTCTGGTCTGGCAGTCTCAGGTTTTACTCTCTCTGAAAACCGCCAGTCTGGAGGGCAAGGTGGACGTTTTCGTCCGCGCTTCCGGCGGCGGTCTTACAGGACAGGCGGGAGCCGTCAAAATGGGCATCGCTCGCGCGCTGATCCAGTTGAATCCCGAACTGCGCCCCACCCTGAAGAAAGAAGGACTTCTGACCCGCGATCCCCGTATGGTCGAGCGCAAAAAGTTTGGTCAGAAAGGCGCGAGAGGCAAGAGGCAGTACTCGAAGCGTTAA
- the rdgB gene encoding RdgB/HAM1 family non-canonical purine NTP pyrophosphatase, protein MLFDRLLLASGNRHKYQEFLELLPKDLVKELVFAPKVAPLEVDETGTTYAMNAILKAQAWAEASGLPSLADDSGIELEALAWRPGVRSARIVEGSDADRNRWLLEQMRGRSNRRAHFVAALALVVPNQWALVCEGVCSGRLAEDGAGGGGFGYDPLFIPDGYDATLAEVSPALKNKISHRAKATETLLEILRQDFDARF, encoded by the coding sequence TTGCTTTTTGACCGCCTTTTGCTGGCCTCCGGCAACCGTCACAAATATCAGGAGTTTCTTGAACTTCTCCCGAAGGACCTGGTGAAAGAGCTTGTTTTCGCTCCGAAAGTCGCGCCTCTGGAGGTGGACGAAACAGGAACAACTTACGCCATGAACGCCATTCTGAAAGCCCAGGCCTGGGCTGAAGCCTCGGGCCTCCCCTCCCTGGCGGACGACAGCGGTATTGAACTGGAAGCCCTCGCCTGGAGGCCGGGGGTGCGATCCGCCCGAATAGTGGAAGGCAGCGATGCCGACCGCAATCGATGGCTTCTTGAGCAGATGCGGGGACGCTCCAACCGCCGCGCTCACTTCGTCGCAGCACTGGCCCTGGTGGTTCCGAATCAGTGGGCGCTGGTCTGCGAGGGGGTCTGCTCTGGGCGTTTGGCTGAAGACGGAGCCGGCGGCGGCGGTTTCGGCTATGATCCCCTTTTCATTCCCGACGGGTATGACGCGACTCTGGCGGAGGTCTCCCCCGCCCTCAAAAATAAAATTTCCCACAGGGCGAAAGCGACGGAAACCCTCCTTGAAATTTTGAGGCAAGATTTTGATGCAAGATTTTGA
- a CDS encoding GerMN domain-containing protein has protein sequence MARRKESSSPERYRDDFSEREFEERVEARRRRSGPSSDPRKASERAEKEKAPILLRVLAWCGVILLCFVAGYVGTSYMLHMLDTQSLLKPEGRVQNQEELRALLGSETPAESPSRSELPRTKLALFYPKGENLAEERAEILPGTQEENIQDAIRKLLTLSGFPEGEIRLLHVFRNVDTVFLDFSGAFIPALSAVGVKPSTLFITGVVRTLRDNFPPIKKVRFMVDSQITTAGAPVDLTATWQLPQ, from the coding sequence ATGGCTCGCCGCAAAGAGAGCAGTTCACCCGAACGTTATCGGGACGATTTTTCGGAAAGAGAGTTCGAGGAAAGAGTAGAGGCCAGACGCAGACGGTCCGGTCCCTCTTCTGATCCACGAAAAGCCTCTGAACGCGCTGAAAAGGAGAAAGCTCCTATTCTGCTGCGCGTTCTGGCATGGTGCGGAGTTATTTTACTCTGCTTTGTGGCCGGCTATGTGGGAACCTCCTACATGCTGCACATGCTCGACACCCAGAGCCTGCTCAAACCGGAGGGCAGAGTCCAAAACCAGGAGGAACTCCGCGCGCTTCTCGGCTCTGAAACTCCGGCGGAGTCCCCGTCCCGCTCAGAACTTCCCAGGACGAAGCTGGCTCTGTTTTACCCCAAAGGAGAAAATCTGGCGGAGGAGAGGGCTGAAATTCTGCCGGGCACACAGGAGGAAAATATTCAGGACGCGATTCGCAAACTGCTGACTCTGAGCGGTTTCCCGGAGGGAGAAATTCGGCTGCTGCACGTTTTTCGCAACGTGGATACGGTGTTCCTGGATTTTTCGGGGGCCTTCATTCCCGCACTCTCCGCCGTCGGAGTAAAACCCAGCACTCTGTTTATTACAGGCGTCGTCCGTACGCTGCGGGATAACTTTCCCCCCATAAAAAAAGTGCGCTTCATGGTGGACTCCCAAATCACCACCGCAGGGGCTCCCGTGGATCTGACCGCCACCTGGCAGCTGCCTCAGTGA
- the rph gene encoding ribonuclease PH, which produces MNISENSPPTSSSGKRQAGRPIDRLRPLSFERRYTRYAEGSVLVVWGETRVLCTASVEEKAPIFLKGTDRGWITAEYAMLPRATDRRTPRPSSGKISGRSAEIQRLIGRSLRAGVDLSQLGPRTITVDCDVLQADGGTRTAAINGGFVALADALRLLVQNGVLRQLPLISVISAVSAGKLKTENLENEIYLDLDSGEDRAAEVDFNVVMNHRGDFVEMQGTGEDGFFSRREMNRILDLCEQGCNEIRRIQLEVLDFSTEEKSSLAF; this is translated from the coding sequence ATGAACATTTCGGAAAATTCTCCTCCGACATCCTCTTCCGGGAAACGTCAGGCCGGACGCCCCATCGACCGGCTGCGCCCTCTGTCCTTCGAGAGGCGCTATACCCGTTACGCGGAGGGCTCCGTTCTGGTCGTCTGGGGGGAGACCCGGGTGCTGTGCACCGCTTCGGTCGAGGAAAAAGCCCCGATTTTCCTGAAGGGGACGGACCGGGGATGGATCACCGCGGAATACGCCATGCTGCCCCGAGCCACCGACCGGCGAACTCCGCGCCCTTCCTCCGGGAAAATCAGCGGCCGAAGCGCGGAAATCCAGCGTCTGATCGGCCGCTCTCTGAGGGCGGGGGTGGACCTGAGCCAACTGGGGCCTCGAACGATCACCGTCGACTGCGACGTTCTTCAGGCCGACGGAGGGACACGAACGGCGGCGATCAACGGAGGATTCGTGGCTCTGGCGGATGCCCTGAGGCTTCTCGTGCAAAACGGCGTTCTCCGTCAGCTTCCGCTGATTTCCGTCATTTCCGCCGTCAGCGCGGGAAAACTCAAAACGGAAAACCTCGAAAACGAAATTTACCTGGACCTGGACAGCGGAGAAGATCGCGCGGCAGAGGTGGATTTCAACGTCGTCATGAACCACAGGGGAGATTTCGTGGAGATGCAGGGAACGGGAGAAGATGGTTTTTTCTCCCGAAGGGAAATGAACCGGATTCTGGACCTCTGCGAACAGGGATGTAACGAGATCCGAAGGATTCAACTGGAGGTCCTGGATTTTTCGACGGAGGAAAAGAGCAGCCTTGCTTTTTGA
- a CDS encoding response regulator — translation MVLAKEESTEDKTVFRVVQKKVILAVDDIRLHLMRINEVLSPDYDVRIAKSAMAALKIMTSEKIDLVLLDIEMPGVSGLDLLEAINRGEDTKKIPVIFVTSHATGDFVLRAKEAGAKGYLIKPYDREKLTRMVQDALQEA, via the coding sequence ATGGTTCTTGCCAAAGAAGAAAGCACAGAGGACAAAACCGTTTTCAGGGTCGTTCAAAAAAAGGTTATCCTTGCGGTGGATGACATTCGACTGCATCTCATGAGAATCAACGAAGTCCTTTCCCCGGATTATGACGTCAGAATCGCGAAGTCGGCCATGGCGGCCCTCAAAATCATGACGAGCGAAAAAATCGACCTGGTGCTCCTCGACATCGAGATGCCCGGCGTGTCCGGCCTGGATTTGCTGGAAGCCATCAATCGCGGGGAGGATACGAAAAAGATTCCGGTTATTTTTGTGACGTCTCACGCGACGGGGGACTTTGTCCTCCGAGCCAAAGAGGCGGGAGCGAAGGGATACCTCATAAAACCCTACGATCGCGAGAAACTGACAAGGATGGTTCAGGACGCCCTGCAGGAAGCGTAG
- the rplM gene encoding 50S ribosomal protein L13, whose protein sequence is MAGSGSWLAKAEKTEREWFVVDAADRPIGRLAAQIARILTGKHKPTFTPHVDTGDFVIVINASKVRLNGQKGAQSHYHYHTGHSGGYRSIPWSVMLEKKPEFLFEHVVKGMLPKTRLKYQRKLKVYAGATHPHSAQSPTALDL, encoded by the coding sequence ATGGCAGGCAGTGGTTCCTGGCTTGCAAAAGCCGAAAAAACAGAAAGAGAGTGGTTTGTCGTCGACGCTGCGGACAGACCCATTGGACGTCTCGCGGCACAGATCGCGCGTATATTGACGGGAAAACACAAACCCACTTTTACTCCCCATGTGGACACAGGCGACTTCGTTATCGTCATCAACGCCTCCAAAGTCCGTCTGAACGGTCAAAAGGGCGCCCAGTCCCATTATCATTATCATACGGGGCACAGCGGCGGTTATCGCTCGATTCCCTGGAGCGTCATGCTGGAGAAAAAACCGGAGTTTCTTTTCGAGCACGTCGTAAAAGGCATGTTGCCCAAAACACGGCTTAAATATCAGCGCAAGCTGAAGGTCTACGCGGGCGCCACTCATCCCCACTCCGCCCAGTCGCCCACAGCGCTGGATCTGTAG
- a CDS encoding MFS transporter, translated as MIVLLILIYIAFIGFGLWSSLFSAIWPVMRFDVIAPASAAGFIALIMRGSGILSSLNSNRVIFNLKTEKVILLSLLMAAISLLGTSGAVSLLQLCLWSAVLGVCSGFIDPAINNYIALHYKARHLSWLHCFWGIGATLGPMVMSGFLEGGMSWRGGYAAVSALLFVLVLILLGSFPLWKRMSGRQTAASDRNSKDQERRPVTNREALRLPGIRDSIFSLVCDSACEASAALWIASYLVEQHHMSPITAAMWTSFYYASITAGRCISGFLMIKLQSAQIIRLGCCTCIAGVVLLILPLSRSATLTGIILLGLGCAPFVPATLQNTPARFGEKFSQAVIGLQLASAYISGTFVPLLVGICSKTLTMSILPWFLLVMTIGMLLFSERASRVTPEGIA; from the coding sequence ATGATAGTTTTGCTGATTTTAATCTATATAGCGTTTATCGGTTTTGGCCTGTGGAGCTCCCTGTTTTCCGCCATATGGCCTGTCATGCGATTTGATGTCATCGCTCCCGCCTCCGCCGCAGGATTCATCGCTCTGATCATGCGAGGAAGCGGCATTCTTTCCTCGCTCAACAGCAATCGGGTTATTTTCAACTTAAAAACGGAAAAAGTCATTTTGTTGAGCCTTCTGATGGCAGCCATCTCCCTGCTGGGCACGTCAGGCGCCGTTTCTCTGCTGCAGCTTTGCCTCTGGTCCGCCGTTCTCGGGGTCTGTTCCGGCTTCATAGACCCAGCGATCAACAATTACATCGCTTTGCATTACAAGGCGAGGCATCTGAGCTGGCTTCATTGTTTCTGGGGTATTGGCGCCACCCTTGGCCCCATGGTCATGTCCGGGTTTCTGGAAGGCGGAATGAGCTGGAGAGGCGGATACGCGGCCGTCTCGGCGCTGTTGTTCGTCCTCGTTCTCATCCTGCTGGGCTCTTTCCCTCTGTGGAAAAGGATGAGCGGACGTCAGACCGCCGCTTCCGACAGAAACTCAAAGGACCAGGAGCGGCGTCCCGTCACCAACAGAGAGGCGCTGAGGCTTCCCGGCATCAGGGACAGTATCTTTTCTTTGGTTTGCGACAGCGCCTGTGAGGCATCCGCCGCTCTATGGATCGCCAGTTACCTCGTTGAACAGCACCACATGTCCCCCATAACGGCGGCCATGTGGACCTCTTTCTATTACGCCAGCATCACCGCCGGGCGGTGCATCTCCGGTTTTTTGATGATCAAACTGCAGAGCGCTCAAATTATACGTTTGGGCTGCTGTACCTGCATTGCCGGAGTCGTCCTCCTGATACTTCCTCTGTCCAGGTCAGCCACCCTGACGGGCATTATCCTGTTGGGGCTGGGCTGCGCCCCCTTCGTCCCGGCCACGCTGCAGAACACTCCCGCGCGCTTCGGAGAAAAATTTTCTCAGGCCGTCATAGGGCTGCAACTGGCCAGCGCCTACATCAGCGGCACTTTTGTCCCCCTTTTGGTGGGAATATGCTCAAAAACGCTGACCATGTCCATTTTACCCTGGTTCCTGCTGGTGATGACGATCGGTATGCTGCTTTTCAGCGAGCGCGCCTCACGCGTTACCCCGGAGGGCATCGCGTAA